The window CTATTTCCACGGCGGTTCCTTCACGCAGACCGGCCTCGTGCATTGCCCGCTCGCCGCCTGCATCGCCAGCACCGGCGCCATCGTCGCCGTACCCGACTACAACGCAATCGGCGGCGGCGTTTTCCCCAAACCGCTGGAGGTGGGTTTCTCGATCTTTTCCTATCTCGCCAAGAAGCGCGCGGGGCTCGGCGACCGCAAGTCGCCGCTGCTCATCGGCGGCGAGGAGGCCGGCGGCAACATCGCGGCCGGCGTCGCCCTCAAGGCGCGCGATCACTTTGCCGACGAACTGGACGGCCAGGTTCTGCTCTCGCCGTTGCTCGACCCCTTCATGGCAAGTTCGTCCTTTCGCAAGGCCGACACCATCGGCATGCGTCAGCGCTGGACGGACGGCTGGAGCCACTATCTCAGCGGCGGCGTCTGCCATCCCTATGCAGCGCCGTGCCTGTGTTCGCGCATTGCCGGCCTTGCGCCGGCGCTGGTCTTCTCGGCGGCGGACGACCCCCTGCTCGACGAGACCCTCGGTTATGCCGGCCGCCTTCAGGAGGCGGGCGTCACGGTTCAGCAGCATGTCCTTCCCGCAGGAACAGGCTGGCCCATGATTTACAGCGGGACATCCGATGAAACCGGGCCCTGGGCGGACAGTCTCGCCCAGGCGTTTTCCGGTTTCGTTCAAAACATTAGCATTCACTGATTTTATTGGAACCAACGCATAGCGTGGCCTGACGCCACCAGGAGAAGACAATGTTATCGAAGCGCAAACGCTGGGCCCTCATGGGCACCGGCCTGGGACTGGCTGTGTCCGTTTCCGCCGCAGCCCTGATGTTCCAACTGCCGGCCAATGTCGCCAAGGCCGAGGCCACGGTGACCGCCGACGTGCCGGCAGTGCCGGTCACGGTCGCCGTCGTGGAAAACCGCGACGTCGTCACCTGGCAGGAATTTTCCGGCCGACTGGAGGCGATCGACCGCGTGCAGATCCGCTCGCGCGTCGCCGGCGCCATCCAGTCCGTCGACTTCCGCGAGGGCGCGCTGGTGGAGGCGGGCGACCTGCTGTTCACGCTGGACCCCGAACCCTTCAAGGCAGCGGTGACGCAGGCCGAAGGCCAGTACGCCTCGGCCGAGGCCCGGGTGAAACTCGCGAAAACACAGCTTGAGCGGGGCCAGCGCCTCGCCCAGAGCAACAGCATCTCGCAAAGCGACGTCGACCAGCGCCAGAACGCGCTGGCCGAGGCCGAAGCCAGCCTCAAGACGGCACAGGCGACGCTCGACGCCGCCGAACTCGAGCTCAGCTACACGAAGGTGCGCGCCCCGGTCGCCGGCCGCGTCGGCAAGGTGGAGATCACCACCGGCAACCTCGTCGCCGGCGGCTCGGCCTCCCCCGCCCTGACGACGCTCGTTTCCGTCGATCCGATCTATGCCGGCTTCAATGTCAGCGAGGAAACGGTCGCGGCCGCTCTCGCCGCGCTGCCGGTCTCGGGCGGCGCGCTTCAGCCGATCGAACAGATCCCCGTGGAGATCGGGACGCTCGCCGACGAGGGCACGCCCATCCGCGGCAAGCTCCAGCTCATCGGCAACGAGGTGGATGCGGCGAGCGGCACGGTCACGGTGCGCGCCGTCTTCGACAATCCGGGCGGCCGGCTGATCCCCGGCCAGTTCGTGCGCATCCGCATGGGCGAGCCGAAGGCCGAAAGCAAGATCCTCGTCAGCGAGAAGGCGGTCGGCACCGACCAGGACAAGAAGTTCGTCTTCGTCGTCGACAAGGACAACAAGGTCACCTACCGGCCGATCGTGCTCGGCAGCCTCTCGAACGGCGAGCGTATCGTCGAAAGCGGGCTTGCCGATGGCGACAAGGTGGTCGTCAACGGCCTGCAGCGCGTCCGCCCCGGCGTGGTGGTGGATCCGCAGGAGCAGGAAAGCGTCGCCTCCGTGAAATAGCGGAGGACGGCGGGGCGCCTTTGGCGTCCCGCCCCTATCAACAGAAGAAATCCTACCCCGCCGGCGGAGCCTTGCCCGCCGGGTGGGCCCGTTCGTCCCTATGGAGAGGGCACCGACATGAATATTTCCCGTTTCTTCATCGACCGCCCGATCTTTGCCGGCGTCATCTCCATCCTGATGGTGCTGGCTGGATTGATCGCGGTGCGCGGCCTGCCGATCTCGGAATACCCCGAGGTCGTGCCGCCGCAGGTGGTGGTGCGCGCCAACTATCCCGGCGCCAACCCCAAGGTGATCGCCGAAACCGTGGCCACGCCGCTGGAAGAAGCGATCAACGGCGTCGAGGGCATGCTCTATATGGGCAGCCAGGCCACGACCGACGGCCTGATGACCCTGACCGTCACCTTCAAGCTGGGCACCGACCCCGACAAGGCCCAGCAGCTGGTGCAGAACCGCGTCAGCCAGGCCGAGCCGCGCCTGCCCGAGGAGGTCAAGCGCCTGGGCGTGACCACCATCAAGAGCTCGCCCGACCTGACCATGGTCGTGCACCTCTTGTCGCCCAATGGCCGCTACGACATGACCTATCTGCGCAACTACGCGGTGCTCAATGTCAAGGACCGGCTGGCGCGCCTGCAGGGCGTGGGTGATGTGCAGCTCTTCGGATCGGGCGACTACGCCATGCGCGTCTGGCTGGACCCGCAGAAGGTCGCGCAGCACGGCCTCTCGGCCAGCGATGTGGTGGCCGCCATCCGCAGCCAGAACATCCAGGCCGCGGCCGGCGTGGTCGGCGCCTCGCCGGGTCTGCCGGGCATTGACCTGCAGCTCTCGGTGAACGCCCAGGGCCGCCTGCAGAACGAGGAGGAATTCGGCGACATCATCGTCAAGACCGAGAACGGCGGTGCCGTGACCCGTCTGCGCGATCTCGGCCGCCTGGAACTGGGCGCCTCCGGCTATGCGCTGCGCTCGCTCTTGGACAACAAGGACGCCGTGGCCGTGCCCATCTTCGCGGCGCCGGGCTCCAATGCCATCGAGATCTCCAACCAGGTGCGCGCCACCATGGCCGAGATCAAGCAGCGCATGCCCGAGGGCGTGGACTACAGCATCGTCTACGACCCCACGCAGTTCGTGCGCGCCTCCATCGAATCGGTGGTGCACACCCTGCTGGAAGCCATCGCCCTGGTCGTGCTGGTCGTGATCCTGTTCCTGCAGACCTGGCGCGCCTCCATCATCCCGCTGCTGGCCGTGCCGGTCTCGGTGGTGGGCACCTTCGCGGTGATGCATGTGTTCGGCTTCTCGATCAATGCCCTGAGCCTGTTCGGCCTGGTGCTGGCCATCGGCATCGTGGTGGATGACGCCATCGTGGTGGTCGAGAACGTGGAGCGCAATATCGAGGCCGGCCTGAGCCCGCGCGACGCCACCTACCGCGCCATGCGCGAGGTGTCAGGCCCCATCATCGCCATCGCCCTGGTGCTGGTCGCGGTCTTCGTGCCCCTGGCCTTCATCACCGGCCTCACGGGCCAGTTCTACCGCCAGTTTGCGCTGACCATCGCGATCTCGACCGTGATCTCGGCCATCAACTCGCTGACCCTGTCGCCCGCCCTGGCCGCCATGCTGCTCAAGGGCCATGACGCGCCCAAGGACGCGCTGACCCGCGGCATGGACAAGGTCTTCGGCCGCTTCTTCGGCGCCTTCAACCGCGTCTTCAAGCGCGGCTCGGAGTCCTATGGCCGTGGCGTGCAGCACGCCATCCGCCGCAAGACGCCTTCGCTGCTGATCTATGCCGGCCTGATCGTGCTGACCCTGGGCCTGTTCAAGGCCGTGCCCGGCGGCTTTGTGCCGGCGCAGGACAAGCAGTACCTGATCGGCTTCGCCCAGCTGCCCGATGGCGCCACCCTGGATCGCACCGAGGACGTGATCCGCCGCATGAACGACATCACCCTCAAGACCCCCGGCGTCGAACACGCCGTGGCCT of the Roseateles sp. XES5 genome contains:
- a CDS encoding alpha/beta hydrolase fold domain-containing protein, which produces MPVEIKDMTFDKVAIGPVPVRVYQGADYAKGAPVLLYFHGGSFTQTGLVHCPLAACIASTGAIVAVPDYNAIGGGVFPKPLEVGFSIFSYLAKKRAGLGDRKSPLLIGGEEAGGNIAAGVALKARDHFADELDGQVLLSPLLDPFMASSSFRKADTIGMRQRWTDGWSHYLSGGVCHPYAAPCLCSRIAGLAPALVFSAADDPLLDETLGYAGRLQEAGVTVQQHVLPAGTGWPMIYSGTSDETGPWADSLAQAFSGFVQNISIH
- a CDS encoding efflux RND transporter permease subunit codes for the protein MNISRFFIDRPIFAGVISILMVLAGLIAVRGLPISEYPEVVPPQVVVRANYPGANPKVIAETVATPLEEAINGVEGMLYMGSQATTDGLMTLTVTFKLGTDPDKAQQLVQNRVSQAEPRLPEEVKRLGVTTIKSSPDLTMVVHLLSPNGRYDMTYLRNYAVLNVKDRLARLQGVGDVQLFGSGDYAMRVWLDPQKVAQHGLSASDVVAAIRSQNIQAAAGVVGASPGLPGIDLQLSVNAQGRLQNEEEFGDIIVKTENGGAVTRLRDLGRLELGASGYALRSLLDNKDAVAVPIFAAPGSNAIEISNQVRATMAEIKQRMPEGVDYSIVYDPTQFVRASIESVVHTLLEAIALVVLVVILFLQTWRASIIPLLAVPVSVVGTFAVMHVFGFSINALSLFGLVLAIGIVVDDAIVVVENVERNIEAGLSPRDATYRAMREVSGPIIAIALVLVAVFVPLAFITGLTGQFYRQFALTIAISTVISAINSLTLSPALAAMLLKGHDAPKDALTRGMDKVFGRFFGAFNRVFKRGSESYGRGVQHAIRRKTPSLLIYAGLIVLTLGLFKAVPGGFVPAQDKQYLIGFAQLPDGATLDRTEDVIRRMNDITLKTPGVEHAVAFPGLSINGFTNSSNSGIVFATLKPFEERKGKGLSAGEIAGSLNAQYGQIEDAFVVIFPPPPVQGLGTTGGFKLQLEDRGGLGYEALDQAVKAFMAKAYQTKELAGMFTSYQVNVPQLYADIDRTKARQLGVAVTDVFDTMQIYLGSLYVNDFNKFGRTYSVRVQADAAYRARPEDVGQLKVRSSSGEMVPLSALMKIEHSVGPERAMRYNGFLSADINGGPAPGYSSGQAQDAIKRIAAETLPPGISYEWTELTYQEILAGNSALWIFPLAILLVFLVLAAQYESLTLPLAILLIVPMGLLSAMTGVWLSGGDNNVFTQIGLMVLVGLSAKNAILIVEFARELEFAGRTPLEAAIEAARLRLRPILMTSMAFIMGVLPLVLASGAGAEMRSAMGVAVFAGMIGVTAFGLFLTPVFYVLLRALTGNRPLIQHGRSTMAGEPEGMPAPQH
- a CDS encoding efflux RND transporter periplasmic adaptor subunit — protein: MLSKRKRWALMGTGLGLAVSVSAAALMFQLPANVAKAEATVTADVPAVPVTVAVVENRDVVTWQEFSGRLEAIDRVQIRSRVAGAIQSVDFREGALVEAGDLLFTLDPEPFKAAVTQAEGQYASAEARVKLAKTQLERGQRLAQSNSISQSDVDQRQNALAEAEASLKTAQATLDAAELELSYTKVRAPVAGRVGKVEITTGNLVAGGSASPALTTLVSVDPIYAGFNVSEETVAAALAALPVSGGALQPIEQIPVEIGTLADEGTPIRGKLQLIGNEVDAASGTVTVRAVFDNPGGRLIPGQFVRIRMGEPKAESKILVSEKAVGTDQDKKFVFVVDKDNKVTYRPIVLGSLSNGERIVESGLADGDKVVVNGLQRVRPGVVVDPQEQESVASVK